A genomic stretch from Thermoplasma sp. Kam2015 includes:
- a CDS encoding S-methyl-5'-thioadenosine phosphorylase: protein MVYIGIIGGSGLYDLMPESVKKEMDTPFGKPSDAIEIGDVNGVEVAFIPRHGKKHTIPPHKVNYRANIWALHDLGVERIIGLNAVGSLREDYKPGEIVIPDQYIDFTKRRELTFYDGPQVYHISEADPFCPEMNSILYEVARNLKIPVHNSGTYITIEGPRFSTRAESKMFRQFADIIGMTLVPEVSLAGELALCYSVIASVTDYDVWSTKPVDAREVMNIMKQNDRKVRDILFNALPLIKKERTCSCSLRLDNAKM, encoded by the coding sequence ATGGTTTACATAGGTATCATTGGAGGCAGTGGACTTTACGATCTTATGCCTGAATCTGTTAAGAAAGAGATGGATACGCCATTCGGAAAGCCTTCCGATGCAATAGAGATTGGAGATGTTAATGGAGTAGAGGTTGCATTCATTCCAAGGCATGGAAAGAAGCATACCATACCGCCTCATAAGGTGAATTACAGGGCCAATATTTGGGCCCTTCATGATCTCGGTGTTGAGAGGATCATCGGGCTGAATGCCGTTGGTTCCTTAAGGGAAGACTACAAGCCTGGAGAGATAGTGATCCCGGATCAGTACATCGATTTCACCAAACGCCGTGAACTGACCTTCTATGATGGACCTCAGGTGTATCACATCTCCGAGGCCGATCCTTTCTGCCCGGAGATGAATTCTATATTATATGAAGTGGCCAGAAATCTTAAAATCCCAGTTCATAATTCAGGTACATATATAACGATTGAGGGTCCTAGATTCTCAACGAGAGCAGAATCGAAGATGTTCAGGCAATTTGCGGATATAATTGGAATGACGCTTGTGCCGGAGGTAAGTCTGGCAGGCGAGCTTGCGCTGTGTTATTCGGTTATCGCTTCCGTAACGGATTACGATGTATGGTCAACTAAACCGGTTGATGCTAGGGAAGTGATGAACATAATGAAACAGAACGACCGCAAGGTGCGAGACATCCTGTTCAATGCACTTCCTCTAATAAAAAAGGAGAGGACGTGCTCATGCTCTCTTCGTTTAGATAACGCTAAAATGTGA
- a CDS encoding MBL fold metallo-hydrolase: MKLKFLGGAEEVGRLGVKITDRDTSVIVDYGVIPEKPPQYPLPPEPVDAMFITHSHLDHIGAIPVYYHKGEPDLYATQMTLNTMKPLLRDALKVTNLEGYPAMFNEDDINSALANMRPARYFEPIEIGSMVATPYPAGHIPGSTMWKFEDGMSVTVTGDVNTIDTYLINGAKPIKTDVLIIESTYAGKNHESREDVRKRFRDSVKEVIDSGGKVIMPAFAVGRTQELIMTIADMGYDVAVDGMGNDISTIYLNTPGFLRSKKEFLRALSKVRIIKGRNMRENAIRSDIIISTSGMLDGGPVLGYIQKLLEDEKSAIFVTGYQVEGTNGRSLLESGTLTIAGVTVKPKMRVEFFDMSAHAGHDELVSFIKAIDPKKIVLCHGDHRENLLPDLEGYDVLLPYNGKEYEI; the protein is encoded by the coding sequence ATGAAATTGAAGTTTTTAGGTGGTGCAGAAGAAGTAGGAAGACTAGGAGTGAAAATAACCGATAGAGATACCAGCGTGATCGTGGACTACGGCGTGATACCGGAGAAACCTCCACAGTACCCGTTGCCTCCAGAGCCGGTAGATGCGATGTTCATAACGCATTCGCATCTGGATCACATCGGAGCAATACCTGTCTACTACCACAAGGGTGAACCGGATCTGTATGCAACTCAGATGACGCTGAACACGATGAAGCCTTTGCTTCGCGATGCCCTCAAGGTCACCAATCTGGAAGGATATCCGGCGATGTTCAACGAGGACGACATAAACAGCGCGCTTGCGAACATGAGGCCGGCAAGATACTTTGAGCCGATAGAGATCGGCAGCATGGTTGCTACGCCGTATCCTGCAGGGCACATACCGGGTTCCACTATGTGGAAGTTCGAAGACGGCATGTCTGTTACGGTTACGGGCGACGTGAACACCATAGATACGTACCTAATCAATGGCGCAAAGCCCATAAAGACAGACGTTCTGATCATAGAGAGTACCTATGCCGGTAAGAACCACGAGAGCAGAGAAGACGTCAGGAAGAGGTTCAGAGACAGTGTAAAGGAGGTCATAGACAGTGGTGGCAAGGTGATCATGCCGGCCTTCGCCGTTGGCAGAACACAGGAACTCATAATGACCATCGCAGACATGGGCTATGATGTTGCTGTGGATGGCATGGGTAACGATATAAGCACCATATATCTCAATACACCCGGCTTCCTGAGATCCAAGAAGGAGTTTCTGAGAGCCCTCAGCAAGGTAAGGATCATAAAAGGCCGGAACATGAGGGAGAATGCTATAAGGAGCGATATCATAATATCGACCTCAGGTATGCTCGACGGCGGTCCAGTTCTTGGATACATTCAGAAGTTGCTGGAAGACGAGAAGAGCGCGATATTCGTCACCGGTTATCAGGTGGAAGGTACAAACGGAAGGAGCCTGCTAGAAAGCGGTACACTCACCATAGCTGGAGTGACTGTGAAGCCTAAGATGCGCGTGGAATTCTTTGATATGTCGGCGCATGCAGGTCACGATGAACTGGTCAGCTTCATAAAGGCCATAGATCCTAAGAAGATCGTACTTTGCCACGGAGATCACAGGGAGAACCTATTGCCGGATCTGGAAGGCTATGACGTGCTTCTGCCGTACAACGGAAAAGAATACGAAATCTGA
- a CDS encoding MFS transporter produces MGFFDEMDNMRMRPFHRKMELLASMGMFLDGYDLSVITMAILLMPVQLGFTKLEYILVNVSAFAGMIVGAPLLGRLSDRIGRKKIFGIDLILFVVFAIAAGLATNFWMMFLSRFMLGVGIGGDYPISSTIVSEFAPVKRRGSLLYAMVGMYWFGSLFSSVMNYAFAFTYYFWRYTFIIGGIVAIPIIFLRMQIPESPRWLVSHGRAEEASRVIENITGKEPDLMEGLTEGREEKAVRFRDLFASGFLPKTIFVLSVWFLFDVASYGIGFYYPTMIREIGLAATALNTAGLRVIAESGMIVAAGAIAGYIVAMALADRIGRRVLTLMGVFVMFALLLIGSIVRIVSIVPLVSFFFSFVLFEQWVGAATLFYPTELYPTNYRSTIQGIATSVSRVGAIMGVVLFPLYPIFHSMFLFAALMFLAFIITVLFAPETKKKPLEKIWNTKA; encoded by the coding sequence ATGGGATTCTTTGATGAAATGGACAATATGAGGATGAGACCGTTCCACAGGAAGATGGAGCTGCTTGCATCCATGGGTATGTTCCTCGACGGCTATGACCTTTCAGTCATAACTATGGCCATACTCCTGATGCCTGTGCAGCTTGGATTCACCAAGCTTGAGTATATACTTGTCAACGTGTCGGCCTTCGCCGGCATGATAGTTGGCGCCCCGCTGCTGGGGAGGCTATCAGACCGCATTGGGCGTAAGAAAATCTTCGGCATTGACCTAATACTCTTCGTTGTTTTTGCCATAGCTGCTGGGCTCGCCACAAACTTCTGGATGATGTTTCTGAGCAGGTTCATGCTTGGTGTTGGCATAGGCGGAGACTATCCGATAAGTTCAACGATAGTATCTGAGTTTGCACCGGTGAAAAGGCGTGGATCCCTCCTGTATGCCATGGTCGGCATGTACTGGTTCGGTTCGCTCTTTTCCAGCGTTATGAACTACGCATTCGCCTTCACCTACTACTTTTGGAGATACACCTTCATAATCGGTGGCATAGTGGCAATTCCGATCATATTTCTGAGGATGCAGATACCAGAGTCACCCAGATGGCTCGTTAGCCATGGCCGAGCGGAGGAGGCTAGCCGGGTGATCGAGAACATAACGGGCAAGGAGCCGGATCTCATGGAGGGCCTCACCGAGGGAAGAGAGGAGAAAGCGGTCAGATTCCGGGATCTGTTCGCATCGGGATTCCTGCCTAAGACCATATTCGTGCTCTCCGTCTGGTTCCTCTTCGATGTGGCTTCCTACGGAATAGGTTTTTACTATCCTACAATGATAAGGGAGATCGGACTCGCTGCCACTGCACTGAACACCGCTGGACTGCGCGTTATAGCTGAAAGCGGTATGATCGTGGCGGCAGGTGCCATAGCAGGATACATCGTTGCCATGGCGCTGGCGGACAGGATTGGGAGACGTGTTCTCACACTGATGGGCGTCTTCGTGATGTTCGCACTTCTGCTCATTGGATCAATTGTCAGGATAGTATCCATAGTACCGCTCGTGTCCTTCTTCTTCTCGTTTGTGCTCTTCGAACAGTGGGTTGGTGCTGCAACGCTATTCTATCCGACGGAGCTCTATCCGACAAACTACAGATCAACGATACAGGGTATAGCCACCTCGGTATCGAGAGTCGGTGCCATAATGGGTGTGGTACTGTTTCCACTGTATCCAATATTCCATTCTATGTTCCTGTTTGCAGCCCTTATGTTTCTGGCTTTCATAATAACAGTCCTGTTCGCACCAGAAACAAAGAAGAAGCCACTGGAAAAGATCTGGAACACAAAGGCATAA
- a CDS encoding nucleotidyltransferase family protein encodes MIGAILAGGYGKRLKPITDSIPKALVEIKDNYTIMDRQLFDFSVMGVESVYILSGYLGNKIEERYGNTFRDMNIFYLREEKPLGTLYSLRNLIDEVKDDDIVLRNGDTVTDVNFLNFLKKAQDQKYYITMFVTKMKSPFGIVETFGDQIVRFREKPELDHYINAGLYYIKTEAFPYFFEKYVDRDLETTVFPRMAREGLVGSYTEEAMWIGIDSEKDLERIRGDYRNRDDFPWGYSRVLFDDGRSKLIEYSIKSGSDVDIDCGDGCIMRIQSGLGTFGGSPEDKFGNGDVRSMSGKIHINALENTKVELILSKK; translated from the coding sequence ATGATTGGTGCTATACTAGCCGGTGGTTATGGCAAACGCCTGAAACCCATAACTGATTCCATACCCAAGGCGCTGGTTGAGATAAAGGACAACTACACCATAATGGATCGCCAGCTTTTCGATTTCAGCGTGATGGGGGTTGAATCGGTCTACATACTTTCAGGATATCTGGGCAATAAGATCGAGGAGAGATATGGAAACACCTTCAGAGATATGAACATCTTCTACCTCAGGGAGGAGAAGCCCCTGGGTACCCTTTATTCCCTAAGGAACCTCATAGATGAGGTCAAGGACGATGATATAGTTCTCAGGAATGGAGACACTGTAACCGATGTCAACTTTCTCAATTTTCTCAAGAAGGCACAGGATCAGAAATACTACATAACGATGTTCGTAACCAAGATGAAGAGCCCGTTTGGCATAGTTGAGACCTTTGGCGACCAGATCGTCAGATTCAGAGAGAAACCAGAACTCGACCATTACATAAATGCAGGGCTCTACTACATAAAAACTGAGGCTTTTCCCTACTTTTTCGAGAAATATGTGGATAGGGATCTGGAGACCACGGTCTTCCCTAGGATGGCCAGAGAAGGTCTTGTCGGTTCATACACAGAGGAAGCCATGTGGATCGGCATAGACAGTGAGAAGGATCTTGAAAGGATAAGGGGAGACTACAGGAACAGGGACGACTTTCCATGGGGCTATTCAAGGGTACTCTTCGATGACGGCAGATCCAAGCTCATAGAATACTCGATCAAGTCAGGTTCTGATGTAGACATAGACTGTGGCGATGGCTGCATAATGCGCATACAGTCTGGGCTTGGAACTTTTGGAGGATCTCCAGAGGATAAATTCGGCAATGGAGATGTCAGGAGCATGTCTGGCAAGATCCATATAAATGCGCTTGAGAATACGAAAGTCGAATTAATTCTCTCAAAAAAATAA
- a CDS encoding DUF6015 family protein, whose amino-acid sequence MGIVTREKLLQALDNIYGKKGMSRPDVEDLSDFVLSFFGYDDYVLDNVLSPAERDVFYNLEEYGILETYREEISILHGKVWRVNQWRYRKDKIDELASASADRKNETNIYDEIFKEM is encoded by the coding sequence ATGGGGATCGTAACTAGGGAGAAGCTTCTGCAGGCCCTTGACAACATATACGGGAAAAAGGGCATGTCGAGGCCTGATGTGGAGGATCTTTCCGATTTCGTGCTTTCGTTCTTCGGTTACGATGACTACGTGCTTGACAATGTGCTGTCTCCCGCTGAGAGAGACGTTTTCTACAATCTGGAAGAATATGGGATACTGGAAACATACAGGGAAGAAATATCAATACTTCATGGCAAGGTCTGGAGAGTCAACCAGTGGCGCTACAGGAAGGACAAGATAGATGAGCTTGCATCGGCCAGCGCAGACCGCAAGAATGAGACAAATATTTATGATGAGATTTTCAAGGAAATGTAA
- a CDS encoding isoaspartyl peptidase/L-asparaginase, translating to MRNVLLIHGGVGSDPSFNGRLNTYAETASEELSALDNAVRAVIKMEDDPDFNAGTGSVPRIDGSIQMDAAVMIPGHFGSVINIERVKNPILVARDVMAKSPHIMMTGDGAIRFARLMGYPDYDPMTEKARNLLKKFEEDVERNEIPDKFKIYFKYVKVHDTVGAVARVEGEFAGAVSTGGSFPMLRGRVGDSPIPGAGIYVGEKGAVVATGVGEEIAKNVLSFRIYSRIGTGKLYDIIKEEVDKFSVPVGIIAVDEKDYAYYANKPMAVGLKEF from the coding sequence ATGAGGAATGTTCTTCTGATCCACGGTGGCGTCGGTTCAGATCCCTCCTTCAACGGAAGGCTCAACACTTATGCCGAGACGGCCTCCGAAGAACTGAGTGCACTGGACAATGCGGTGCGTGCCGTGATAAAGATGGAGGATGACCCTGACTTCAATGCAGGTACCGGATCGGTGCCGAGAATCGACGGAAGCATACAGATGGATGCAGCGGTCATGATCCCTGGGCACTTCGGTTCCGTGATAAACATAGAGCGCGTGAAGAACCCAATACTGGTGGCCAGAGATGTTATGGCAAAATCACCGCACATAATGATGACCGGGGATGGTGCGATAAGATTTGCAAGGCTCATGGGATATCCTGACTATGATCCCATGACTGAGAAGGCCAGGAATCTGCTAAAAAAATTTGAAGAAGACGTCGAGAGGAATGAGATTCCGGATAAATTCAAGATATATTTCAAATACGTGAAGGTGCATGATACAGTTGGTGCCGTGGCACGCGTAGAGGGTGAATTTGCCGGAGCGGTTTCCACTGGTGGATCATTTCCGATGCTGAGGGGCAGAGTCGGAGATTCGCCAATCCCCGGTGCGGGGATATATGTAGGCGAGAAGGGTGCAGTAGTGGCGACGGGCGTTGGCGAAGAGATAGCAAAAAATGTGCTGTCGTTCCGCATATACAGCAGGATCGGCACTGGAAAGCTGTACGACATAATAAAAGAAGAGGTGGATAAATTCAGCGTTCCAGTTGGAATAATCGCTGTGGACGAGAAAGATTATGCATACTATGCCAATAAACCCATGGCGGTTGGATTGAAGGAGTTCTGA
- a CDS encoding glycoside hydrolase family 57 protein: MKDVMFYFELHQPFRLRPINLTDLRGGTRDIFWDEKNEEIFKRIAVNNYIPATQHLMEYGIRSSFSLSGTFMEQASRYCPKVIDVIEDYVKSGLCELMAETYYHSLASIWNDEEFTRQVSMQTRSLKNVFNYDPVSFRNTELIYNDHIAEMAKKMGFRNILAEGTDGISSRYNVNHRYAAPSGINLYLRNYPLSDDISFRFSNRSWKDYPLTADKFARWISLADGDLINLFMDYETFGEHQRPETGIFEFLKHLPRYFQEYGIDTILVREAELRHRTRDFISIEKTTSWADKNRDLSAWMGNLMQVSTFDRIRECKDKLGDLWGYFQTSDVIYYMSIGDEQDFTVHEYFNPYRSPYLAFIYTNAALDILCGKDYGKNVMQ, from the coding sequence ATGAAGGATGTAATGTTCTATTTTGAGCTGCATCAGCCGTTCAGATTGAGGCCCATCAACCTCACCGATCTGAGGGGCGGAACCAGAGATATCTTCTGGGATGAGAAAAACGAGGAGATATTCAAGAGGATAGCGGTGAACAACTATATACCAGCTACCCAGCATCTTATGGAGTATGGAATACGATCCTCCTTCTCGCTCTCCGGCACCTTCATGGAGCAGGCTTCAAGGTACTGCCCAAAGGTGATCGACGTTATCGAAGATTACGTGAAGAGCGGACTGTGCGAACTTATGGCTGAAACCTATTATCATTCCCTCGCATCAATATGGAACGATGAGGAATTCACCAGGCAGGTTTCCATGCAGACCAGATCTTTGAAGAATGTCTTCAACTATGATCCAGTATCATTCAGGAACACCGAGCTGATATACAATGATCATATAGCTGAAATGGCTAAAAAAATGGGATTCAGGAACATACTTGCTGAGGGGACCGATGGGATATCGTCACGTTATAACGTGAATCACCGCTATGCGGCTCCATCGGGGATAAACCTCTACCTCAGGAATTATCCGCTCAGCGACGACATATCATTCAGGTTCTCCAACAGATCATGGAAGGATTATCCACTCACCGCGGACAAATTTGCAAGATGGATATCGCTGGCCGATGGCGATCTCATAAACCTTTTCATGGACTACGAGACCTTTGGTGAACATCAGAGGCCTGAAACCGGCATATTCGAATTTCTAAAGCATCTGCCCAGATATTTCCAGGAATACGGTATCGATACTATTCTTGTACGCGAGGCCGAACTGCGGCACAGGACCAGAGATTTCATAAGCATCGAAAAGACAACGTCATGGGCTGATAAGAACAGGGATCTCAGCGCATGGATGGGCAACCTTATGCAGGTCAGCACCTTTGACAGAATAAGGGAATGCAAAGATAAGCTTGGGGATCTGTGGGGTTATTTCCAGACATCAGATGTGATATACTATATGTCGATAGGCGATGAGCAGGATTTTACAGTTCATGAATACTTCAATCCATATCGTTCTCCCTATCTGGCGTTCATATACACAAATGCTGCACTTGATATTCTCTGCGGTAAGGACTACGGGAAAAATGTCATGCAATAA
- a CDS encoding glycosyltransferase family 4 protein, whose amino-acid sequence MKISVIGWELPPAFSGGLGIHTVNLFSIIGHFHNVTIYVPDLGYDFPEYPFNVRKIRLKRVKFISGYAMIDDFYDAVMDYNDRVVESFDPDGVDLVHCHDWITFPAGLRIREKYGIPLVVTFHSTEFDRSAFFNPQERIMAVEREGAQNADRIICVSNLTKRMIVDHYGADDRRIRTIYNGVDPTPYISYPEQKRERSVLYFGRVTSQKGPKFFMEVAMKVLELDRNVRFTVAGTGELLPEMKRFALENGFLNHMDFPGFVSFRRAIGYYKRSSVFIIPAISEPFGMTVLEAMISGTPVILSKTTGVGEALNHVLSADFWDTDRMALYTISILNHSGLLKTMSEFGRIEAMRFTWRKAAISTMGVYESL is encoded by the coding sequence TTGAAGATATCGGTTATAGGCTGGGAACTTCCACCGGCATTTTCGGGTGGGCTCGGCATACACACCGTCAATCTGTTCTCCATAATTGGCCATTTCCACAATGTGACCATATACGTGCCGGATCTAGGCTACGATTTTCCGGAATATCCGTTCAATGTAAGAAAAATCAGGTTGAAACGAGTCAAATTCATCTCGGGCTATGCCATGATAGATGATTTTTATGACGCAGTGATGGACTACAACGATAGAGTTGTTGAATCATTTGATCCTGATGGGGTAGATCTCGTACATTGCCATGACTGGATCACTTTCCCTGCCGGCCTGAGAATCAGGGAGAAATATGGCATTCCCCTTGTCGTAACATTCCACAGCACCGAATTCGATCGATCCGCATTCTTCAATCCGCAGGAGAGAATAATGGCCGTGGAGAGGGAAGGGGCACAAAACGCTGACAGGATCATATGCGTTTCCAACCTCACAAAGCGGATGATAGTGGATCATTACGGCGCGGACGACAGAAGAATCAGGACTATATACAACGGGGTCGATCCTACGCCATATATATCTTATCCTGAACAGAAAAGGGAACGCAGCGTTCTCTATTTTGGCAGAGTCACGAGCCAGAAGGGCCCGAAGTTCTTCATGGAGGTCGCCATGAAGGTGCTTGAACTTGACAGAAATGTTAGATTCACCGTTGCAGGCACCGGTGAGCTCCTCCCTGAGATGAAGAGATTTGCACTTGAAAACGGCTTCCTAAACCATATGGACTTTCCAGGTTTCGTATCGTTCAGAAGAGCTATAGGTTATTACAAGAGATCGTCAGTTTTCATAATTCCTGCCATATCAGAGCCCTTCGGAATGACTGTGCTTGAGGCCATGATATCCGGAACTCCGGTCATACTCAGCAAGACCACGGGAGTGGGCGAAGCACTGAACCATGTCTTATCCGCGGACTTTTGGGATACTGACAGGATGGCCCTTTACACCATATCAATACTGAACCATTCAGGACTGCTCAAGACCATGTCTGAATTCGGGAGGATCGAGGCTATGAGGTTCACCTGGCGTAAGGCTGCAATAAGTACCATGGGGGTGTACGAGTCATTATGA
- a CDS encoding amylo-alpha-1,6-glucosidase, translated as MDLNAEWIITNSNGSYASSTYSFANTRTYHGILVKRDHTNFGATVLLSKLFEEIRFNDKTFSIDTNYYRDTVYPDGFKFIYSCKEIPIPECGFRFDDDHSVTKSLVMDQDSDTVLIRYRFSGDPPDAVYLYPLVSFRSFHRVIRSGDRNFSTDQIEDGIRISDGKYHVDILSSGVFYEKRYWYYNFRYPRETERGTNDEEDLYNPGVIAIEDPGSGFDIAVTADAVKVRFDEVLKKYVDFRSVNGDLNDLRYNSLSFLMHDDMIAGYHWFGPWGRDTFISMPGILLVSRRFNIAKQILKKYAKDMKGGLIPNTLDIDSLHFSADTPLWFIYAVQKYQEYSNDEKFVAEMMPHMRAILDSYIGGTDMFRMEDNFIRVIESPLTWMDALIGGKAVTPRTGFPVEINALWYNALSFYSSTARKLGQEDAGEFADMAEKVKMNFARKFVKNDSILDVSDPDDTRLRPNFLIGYFLPYPVMDDRRWVDLAWEKLVTPYGLRSLSPDDPDYVPQYSGPQPEGDRAYHNGTVWPWLAGVFIKSAVRMGYSVRDLFEKFLPLFSMAKIPELFDGNSSGRPKGCMMQAWSHGEIIRSYFEDLRGAPA; from the coding sequence ATGGATCTTAATGCCGAATGGATCATAACAAATTCAAATGGATCTTACGCTTCCTCAACATATTCCTTTGCAAATACAAGAACATATCATGGTATTCTGGTGAAAAGAGATCATACGAATTTCGGCGCCACCGTCCTTTTATCAAAGTTATTTGAAGAGATACGCTTTAACGATAAAACATTCAGTATAGATACAAATTATTATAGAGACACCGTATATCCAGATGGTTTCAAGTTCATATATAGCTGCAAGGAGATTCCAATACCGGAATGCGGCTTTAGATTCGATGATGACCACAGTGTGACAAAATCTCTGGTTATGGATCAGGATTCGGATACGGTCCTGATCAGATATCGCTTTTCTGGTGATCCACCAGATGCGGTCTATCTATATCCCCTGGTTTCCTTCAGAAGCTTTCATCGGGTCATCAGAAGCGGAGATAGAAATTTTTCAACCGATCAGATCGAAGATGGCATAAGGATATCCGATGGGAAATATCACGTGGACATATTATCTTCCGGAGTCTTTTACGAAAAACGTTACTGGTATTATAATTTCAGGTATCCAAGGGAGACGGAGCGAGGGACCAACGATGAGGAGGATCTTTACAATCCAGGGGTTATAGCGATAGAGGATCCGGGCAGTGGTTTTGATATCGCTGTTACGGCGGATGCGGTGAAGGTAAGGTTCGATGAAGTTCTGAAAAAATATGTGGATTTCAGATCCGTCAATGGAGATCTGAATGACCTTCGGTATAATTCGCTGTCCTTCCTCATGCATGATGACATGATAGCTGGTTATCACTGGTTCGGCCCATGGGGAAGAGATACCTTCATCTCGATGCCGGGAATACTCCTTGTATCGAGGAGATTTAACATTGCAAAGCAGATATTGAAAAAATATGCAAAGGACATGAAGGGTGGATTGATACCTAATACTCTGGACATAGATTCGCTTCATTTCTCAGCTGATACTCCTCTCTGGTTCATATATGCCGTTCAAAAATATCAAGAATACTCCAATGACGAGAAGTTTGTTGCAGAGATGATGCCCCATATGAGGGCAATTCTTGATTCGTATATTGGTGGTACCGATATGTTTCGCATGGAAGATAATTTTATAAGAGTCATTGAATCACCTCTGACCTGGATGGATGCTCTGATTGGAGGCAAGGCCGTAACGCCTAGGACTGGATTCCCTGTAGAGATAAACGCCCTCTGGTACAATGCACTGTCATTCTATTCATCCACTGCTAGAAAACTTGGGCAGGAGGATGCAGGTGAATTTGCGGATATGGCTGAGAAGGTTAAGATGAACTTCGCAAGGAAGTTCGTGAAGAATGACTCAATTCTTGATGTTTCAGATCCGGACGATACTAGGCTTAGACCGAATTTTCTTATCGGATATTTTCTTCCATACCCTGTCATGGACGACAGGAGATGGGTGGATCTTGCCTGGGAAAAACTCGTAACGCCATACGGTTTAAGAAGCCTCTCTCCGGATGATCCGGACTACGTCCCGCAGTACTCCGGTCCACAGCCGGAGGGGGACAGAGCGTATCACAACGGTACGGTCTGGCCATGGCTGGCAGGCGTCTTCATCAAATCGGCTGTGAGAATGGGATACAGCGTCCGGGATCTGTTCGAGAAATTTCTCCCGCTTTTTTCAATGGCGAAGATACCGGAGCTCTTCGATGGCAACAGCTCTGGCAGACCCAAGGGATGCATGATGCAGGCCTGGAGCCATGGAGAGATAATCAGGTCATATTTTGAGGATCTCAGAGGTGCACCCGCTTGA